The proteins below come from a single Thermococcus sp. genomic window:
- the udp gene encoding uridine phosphorylase, with translation MVEKFISAERPQTEEGYQYHIACKPGDVARYVLLPGDPERVPKISSLWDEAKEIAFHREYRTHTGKYKGVRISVTSTGIGGPSTAIAVEELAAIGADTFIRVGSTGAIQPGMEIGDLIIARAAVRLEGTSKQYVRVEYPAVADLEVTMALIEAAESLGVRYHLGITASTDSFYLGQGRPGLNGYFPSFARNILDDLRQARVTNFEMEAATLYTLANIYGLRAGCVCAVFANRITNEFGKAGEREAALVASEAVKILHEWDEEKEKAGKKVWFPGLRG, from the coding sequence ATGGTAGAGAAGTTTATCTCCGCTGAGAGACCACAGACGGAGGAAGGCTACCAGTACCACATAGCCTGCAAGCCTGGTGATGTTGCGCGCTACGTCCTCCTTCCCGGAGACCCCGAGAGGGTTCCGAAGATAAGCTCCCTCTGGGACGAAGCTAAAGAGATAGCCTTCCACCGCGAGTACAGGACGCACACGGGTAAATACAAGGGCGTCCGCATAAGCGTTACCTCCACCGGAATAGGCGGGCCTTCCACTGCCATAGCTGTTGAGGAGCTTGCCGCTATTGGAGCGGATACCTTCATCAGGGTTGGCTCAACCGGAGCGATACAGCCGGGGATGGAGATAGGGGATTTGATTATAGCGAGGGCGGCCGTTAGGCTCGAGGGAACTTCAAAGCAGTACGTTCGCGTTGAGTATCCGGCGGTGGCCGACTTGGAGGTAACGATGGCTCTGATTGAAGCGGCAGAGAGCCTGGGCGTTAGGTACCACCTCGGCATTACCGCTTCAACCGACAGCTTCTACCTCGGCCAGGGAAGACCGGGCCTAAACGGCTACTTCCCGAGCTTTGCCAGGAACATACTCGACGACCTGAGACAGGCGAGGGTTACGAACTTCGAGATGGAGGCGGCTACCCTCTACACGCTGGCGAACATCTATGGACTGAGGGCCGGTTGCGTTTGCGCGGTCTTCGCCAACAGGATTACCAACGAGTTTGGAAAGGCTGGAGAAAGGGAAGCCGCTTTAGTTGCAAGTGAAGCTGTTAAAATCCTCCACGAATGGGACGAGGAAAAGGAGAAGGCCGGAAAGAAGGTATGGTTCCCCGGGCTGAGGGGTTGA